CGCAGGCGTTCAGGTGGCAGCCAGGCGGTCGCCCAGTCGCGGCTCTTGCCGCTGCGCCACCAGCGCCAGCATAACCACCCACCCAGCCAGATCAGCAGTGCTGCGCCGAGTAACAGCCATTTAAAGCTGCCGCCCTGCGCGGCCTTCGGCACATCGATCGCTACACCCGCCAGAATACCGGGCAGCAGATAGAGCGGCGGCCAGAGGATGCAGCCGATAAGGTTCGGCGGCAGGAACTTACGCACCGGCAGCTCCAGCATACCCGCCGCCAGCGGGATCAGCGGACGCGTAGGACCCACAAAGCGCCCGACCAGAATCGTAAACATGCTGTGCTGATGCAGGGCGTGCTCGGTTTTATCCAGCAGGCCTTTATACTTTTGCAGATACTTCCAGCGGTGCAGCGGCCCCTGGAATTTCCAGCCAATGCCATAGGAGACCCAGTCACCAATCAGGCAGCCCGCAAAGCCCGCTGCCCAGGCCGGGTAAAGGCCAAGCTCGCCACTGCCGATCAGCGCGCCCAGACTGGCCATCATCACTGTACCTGGCAGCAACAGCCCGACCAGCGCCAGCGACTCCAGAAACGTCACCAGCGCAACGGCAAACAGCGCCCATTCCAGGGACTGTGTAATCAGTTGTTGAATCCAGGCTTCCATAATCATCCTAAGTAAAAGCAGAAGGCTGGATTGTCCAGAGCCAGCCACACACCGTCAAGGCAAGAATTGTAGGACAATGTTGACAAAACGCAGCGGCGGGAACTGTATAAATATCCATGATATACTTAAGCAGTTTTCTCACCCCTGAATTGCTGAGTCCGGAGAACATCTGAATATGCCCCGCGCAGGTTTTCTGCTCACCCGCCACTGGCGCGACAGCCCGCATGGCACCGAAATTATCCTCTGGCTGGCCACCGATGCCGGCGCGCAGCGCGTGGTGCTGCCGGTGCAGGAGTCTGTCGCGTTTATTCCCGAGGAATTTCAGGCGCAGGTCAGCGAATTACTTAAAGATGAACGTCAGTTTCGGATTCAGTCGCTGGCGCTGAAAGATTTCCGCCGCCGCCCGGTTTTTGGCCTCTACTGCCCGCAGAATCGTCAGCTACAGCGCATCGAAAAACGGCTGCGCGAACAGGGCATCCCGGTCTATGAGGCAGATATCCGTCCGCCGGAGCGCTACCTGATGGAGCGTTTTATTACCGCACCGGTCTGGTTTGACGGCGAGCAGCGCGGCGACAGCGTGGTCAACGCGCGGCTCAAACCCCATCCCGACTATCGCCCGCCGCTGAAATGGGTCTCGCTGGACATTGAAACCACACAGCATGGCGAGCTCTACTGCATCGGGCTGGAGGGCTGCGGTCAGCGTCAGGTCTATATGCTCGGCCCCGCCAACGGTGATGCCAGCACGCTGGATTTCGAGCTGATCTATCTCGACAGCCGTCCTCAGCTGCTTGAAGCGCTGAACCAGTGGTTTGAGGAACATGACCCGGATGTCTTAATTGGCTGGAACGTGGTGCAGTTTGACCTGCGCGTTCTGCAAAAGCATGCCGATCGCTACGGTATCCCGCTTCGTCTTGGCCGCCAGCAGGCCGCGCTGGAGTGGCGTGAACATGGCTTCAAGCCCGGCGTTTTTTTCGCTCAGGCCAGTGGCCGGTTAATCATCGATGGCATCGACGCACTGAAATCGGCCTTCTGGGATTTCCCGTCGTTCAGCCTGGAGTCGGTGTCGCAACAGCTGCTGGGTGAAGGGAAAGCGATCGACAATCCGTGGCATCGCATGGAAGAGATTAACTGGCGCTTTGCCAACGATAAACCGGCGCTGGCACGCTACAACCTGAAAGACTGCGAGCTGGTGACGCGCATTTTTCACAAAACGGCGATTATGCCGTTTCTGCTGGAACGCGCGGCGGTCAATGGCCTGGCCGTCGATCGCCACGGCGGATCGGTGGCGGCCTTTGGTCATCTCTATATTCCGCGGATGCATCGCGCCGGGTTTGTCGCCCCGAACATGGGTGATGTGGCCCCGGAAGCCAGTCCGGGCGGCTATGTGATGGATTCGCGCCCCGGCCTGTATGACTCGGTGCTGGTGCTGGATTACAAAAGCCTCTATCCGTCTATTATCCGCACCTTCCTGATCGATCCAGTCGGTCTGGTTGAGGGACTGGCCCATCCGGATGATGCCGATTCGGTCGAGGGTTTCCGTGAAGCGCGTTTTTCACGGCACACGCACTGCCTGCCCGCGATTGTTGAGCAGATCTGGCTGGGCCGCGAAGCGGCGAAAAAGCAGAAAAACCAGCCGCTGTCCCAGGCGCTGAAGATCATCATGAACGCCTTTTACGGCGTGCTGGGCACCAGCGCCTGCCGCTTCTTCGATCCCCGTCTCGCCTCCTCGATTACCCTGCGCGGTCACGCCATCATGCAGCAGACCCGCACGCTGATTGAGGCGGAAGGTTATGACGTTATCTATGGCGACACCGACTCCACCTTTGTCTGGCTGAAGTCCGCCCACAGCGAAGAGCAGGCCGCCGCGATTGGTCAGCAGCTGGTGCAGAAAGTGAATGCCTGGTGGCGCGACCACCTGCAGCAGACTCACGGGCTGACCAGCGCGCTGGAACTGGAGTATGAAAACCACTTCTGCCGTTTCCTGATGCCGACGATTCGCGGCGCGGAACAGGGCAGCAAGAAACGCTATGCCGGATTGATTCGCGACGCCGACAGTGAACGCATGGTCTTCAAGGGACTGGAGTCGGTACGAACCGACTGGACGCCGCTGGCAAAAGAGTTTCAGCAGCAGCTCTATCATCGAATCTTCCACCGGGAGCCGTGGCAGGATTACATCCGCACCACCGTGGCGCAGCTGCTGGCAGGCGAACTCGACGATAAGCTGATCTATAAAAAGCGCCTGCGACGTCCGCTGAAGGAATATGAACGAAACGTGCCGCCGCACGTGCGCGCCGCCCGGCTGGCCGATGAGCAGAATCGTAAATTAAACCGGCCATTGCAGTATCAGAATGGTGGCCGGATTCGTTACGTCATTGCCACGGCAGGCCCTGAGCCACTGGAGGCACGCAGCACACCGCTGGACTATGACCACTATGTTACGAAGCAGCTTCAGCCGGTTGCAGAGGGGATTCTGCCCTTTGTTGAAGGGGACTTTGCTACACTTATTACCGGACAGCTGGGGCTTTTTTGACAGGTGACGAACGCCCTGCCATCCAGTACCATAGCGCCCTTCCTGAAACTCACCGCTCTTACACCCGCTCCAGACCTCGTTGTCTGGCGGTAACGCTATTGCCTGAGCTTTGGGAACACCTCTAAAAACGTTAAAATTCGAGCAAAAAATATATGGTTTTTACATTAGGTCAGCGCTGGATTAGTGATACGGAAAGTGAACTGGGACTGGGCACCGTGGTGGCGATCGATACCCGCATGATCACCCTGCTGTTTCCGGCCACGGGGGAAAACCGCCTCTACGCCCGCAACGATTCGCCTGTTACCCGCGTCATCTTTAATCCGGGTGATACCATCACCAGCCACGAAGGCTGGCAGATGCGCGTCGATGAAGTACGCAACGAAAATGACCTGATGACCTATATC
This genomic window from Pantoea sp. Lij88 contains:
- a CDS encoding DedA family protein; its protein translation is MEAWIQQLITQSLEWALFAVALVTFLESLALVGLLLPGTVMMASLGALIGSGELGLYPAWAAGFAGCLIGDWVSYGIGWKFQGPLHRWKYLQKYKGLLDKTEHALHQHSMFTILVGRFVGPTRPLIPLAAGMLELPVRKFLPPNLIGCILWPPLYLLPGILAGVAIDVPKAAQGGSFKWLLLGAALLIWLGGWLCWRWWRSGKSRDWATAWLPPERLRWAGPLGLVIAVAAFVGIQFHPMMPVFRHLLWQVFFA
- the polB gene encoding DNA polymerase II; amino-acid sequence: MNMPRAGFLLTRHWRDSPHGTEIILWLATDAGAQRVVLPVQESVAFIPEEFQAQVSELLKDERQFRIQSLALKDFRRRPVFGLYCPQNRQLQRIEKRLREQGIPVYEADIRPPERYLMERFITAPVWFDGEQRGDSVVNARLKPHPDYRPPLKWVSLDIETTQHGELYCIGLEGCGQRQVYMLGPANGDASTLDFELIYLDSRPQLLEALNQWFEEHDPDVLIGWNVVQFDLRVLQKHADRYGIPLRLGRQQAALEWREHGFKPGVFFAQASGRLIIDGIDALKSAFWDFPSFSLESVSQQLLGEGKAIDNPWHRMEEINWRFANDKPALARYNLKDCELVTRIFHKTAIMPFLLERAAVNGLAVDRHGGSVAAFGHLYIPRMHRAGFVAPNMGDVAPEASPGGYVMDSRPGLYDSVLVLDYKSLYPSIIRTFLIDPVGLVEGLAHPDDADSVEGFREARFSRHTHCLPAIVEQIWLGREAAKKQKNQPLSQALKIIMNAFYGVLGTSACRFFDPRLASSITLRGHAIMQQTRTLIEAEGYDVIYGDTDSTFVWLKSAHSEEQAAAIGQQLVQKVNAWWRDHLQQTHGLTSALELEYENHFCRFLMPTIRGAEQGSKKRYAGLIRDADSERMVFKGLESVRTDWTPLAKEFQQQLYHRIFHREPWQDYIRTTVAQLLAGELDDKLIYKKRLRRPLKEYERNVPPHVRAARLADEQNRKLNRPLQYQNGGRIRYVIATAGPEPLEARSTPLDYDHYVTKQLQPVAEGILPFVEGDFATLITGQLGLF